AAGATAAAGCTTGCCTTCTTCGGTTCTAACTTCTGCAATATCAATATGGAAGTATCCTACGGAGTAAGACTTGAATTTTGCCTTGTTCTTTTTATCCCCTCCAGTTTTAGGTAGTTGGCTGATACCGTGTCTTTGAAACAGGCGATGAAGAGAGGATCTGCTTAAATGAGGTATTGTTGCCTGTAGAGCATACAGGCAATCATCAAGAGGCAATAGTGTTGTTTTTCTGAAAGCGATGCAAGCAGCTTCTTCTTCTGCAGAAAGAACTGTAGACCTAACGCTTTTAGGCCCCATAGCAGCATCACATGTATACTTGCGTTTCCTCCATTTAGCTACAGTCTTAGGATTAATAGAATATTTGGCAGCTAAAGAATTTATGCTTTCTTTACTACTCTGGATATACTTACGTACTGCCTCTGTCGTTTTGGCGCAAGCGTGTAGAATCTGTCCCTTAATGATTCCTTATTAGATGGATCAATTAATAACATAACATTATTATTTATACCATCACAATATGGAACTAAACATCCCTATTAAGTCATTATCTAAACTGTTTACGTTTCTCAAAGAAAAATCTTGTATATCTTATATTCTTACGGAAATGCTTCCAAGCTTTGAGTTCAACAATCTGTTTGATATTTAATATTATCGGTTTAGGAGTATCCAAGTTAAGTGTTTTTTTAGGCTACTTTAAAAAACGTTCTAACAAAATTAAACTGAACCAAAAATACTTTGACTTATTTATTGATTTTAATAAAATATACCATGCTTAAAGTATATATTTAAAAAATTTATTAAGAACTATTGACAATTATTTTATAAATTGCTAGAATGGCATAGTTACCGCAATATTAACTTATGAATTAAAAATATATGTTTGCTCAAATAGCAAATTGCTCAGCTCAATTCAATAATGCAGTTTATACATGCAGTGCTTATTCATTCTTGTTGAGATTGACGACAATAAAAGGTTCTTTTTTAAACAATCAGTCAAATACATTTAAAAAAGCATATGGCGCAACTCATTACAGTTTACCATATCTTGGTTTTAAAGGATGTATTTATATCTTAAATAAAGCCTTCGGCTATACAATCTCTCCTCAAGGTCAACAAATGATTGATATTGTTACAGCATTGGCATTTGTTAACAATCTAGCTCACGAATTTATGCACGTAGATGAAGTTAAAGAATATATGCCAGCTAAATCAGTAGAATCACATCACTATATTCCTGTAATGGGAGATCATGTGGATTCAGATGTAGGAGCTGTTTGCTTAAACTAAAATTCTTGATTCCAGACTTAAAAATAATGATAATGACTTTTTATTAAGTCATTATCTCAAACATCTCGCACTACATACTAGAAGATAGCTGCAATACTCATATAATTTTTACTAGAACAATAAAATAGATAAATTATATGGAATGTATATTTTGCCTAAATGATAATACTATTAAATCATTAGCAATTCATCATCGATTTGATGTCCAGAGGAATTGATTCTAGCATAAAATGACAAGCTTTGTCTTTAATCAAAGAAGGGATAGCATTTAAAGCTATTGCTAATTAAAGTGAGTTTGTCGTCAGAAATACTTTAGAACAAAGCTGTTGTTATTAAACAAACTATTAACAACCAAAGTATTGATTAGATTAAAGTGATTGACGTAGTTGAAATTGATGAGATGTGGCATTATGCCTAAAAAAAATAAAGAAAAATATGGATATGATTTGCTGTCTTTCGTGCCATGCAAAAGATCCTGTCCATTGAAGTTGGCTCTAAACATTAAGGAGTCTACTGTCGAAGCTTGATAGGTACAAAATTAGAACATTTTGTACAGATCACTGCAAGATTTATAGGGACTTAATACCCGAAGGGAAACTTATTCAAAGCAAGAAACAAACAAATGTAGTTGGAAAGTATTAACCGTCACGTCAGACATTACTTAGCCCGTTTAGAAGAAGGCCTCATTGTTATTCAAAATCAGCAGAAATAGTTGAACTTTCTTGTTATTTCTCGTGTGAATCCTAACTATCTTTGCAGTAGCGCAATGCCATAAAAACTTTGCTAAAAGTATCATGGTGTGATATTTTTGCAACACTGTGGCTAAAGTATCACATATTATATCATGTGTTTGACAAATTATTTTTATAAATATAATATATATTAAGCACGAGGTGGATAATTAGTACGCAAAACACACGAGCCTTAATAAATATTAATTTGAAGATTACATATGAAAAAAACAATTTTAGCACTTTTAGCAACAGCTGTTGCCTTCTCTGCATCAGCAGAAAATGTAAAAGAAGGTAAATTCTATTTCAGTAGCGAATTGGGAGGATTTTTACAAAATAAAGTTGCTGCTTCTAAAAATGGAGATACCGATTCTTTAAGATATAAATCCAAAACACCTAATACAGCTTTTGATATGGGTGTTAGCGTTGGTTATTATGCATTAGATAACTTTAGAGTAGAGGTAGCAGTTAACAAACCTTTTCTAAACAAGAGTACCCAGCAGTTTAATAGGTTAAATGCAGGTTTTAAGGATTACGCTACCGTTAAGTTGAAGGTTGCTGCATTACAATTAAAAAGCTATGTTGATTTGTTTGAAATTTCCGACTCAGCTAGATTG
Above is a genomic segment from Candidatus Phycorickettsia trachydisci containing:
- a CDS encoding outer membrane protein; protein product: MKKTILALLATAVAFSASAENVKEGKFYFSSELGGFLQNKVAASKNGDTDSLRYKSKTPNTAFDMGVSVGYYALDNFRVEVAVNKPFLNKSTQQFNRLNAGFKDYATVKLKVAALQLKSYVDLFEISDSARLYAGGGVGLANVQGKRTYTSNNKSYKFKNRYNFAYSVAVGAEFDATDRIKLGLEYNWKDYGKAQEKKPDDATDGWTPYKTNVRGHSILAKLRLDI